Genomic window (Vidua macroura isolate BioBank_ID:100142 chromosome 3, ASM2450914v1, whole genome shotgun sequence):
CAATACAAAAAATACTATTTCAGTTTTGCAACTATTTAAATCCAGAGTCAGAATTTGGTGACTTTTAACTCTTGTAATTAGTTATTGTAAAGGATAAACTAAAAGCAAGTGACAAAGTATCTAAGTTAGAAAACTGCATGAGATGATTCTTGGATCTCAAATTGGAGCCAAGCAAAACTTCTGAATTGTAAATACATACACAAGTATTTACCCTTCCCCATCTTCAATAAATTCTTATTACATGTGAATTGAAGAacattaatgaaattttatCCTATCATATAGGTTTTGTCCCCAGgttatttcaaaattatctttacTTCCACCTTCCATTCTAATTTGTTTGTGGAAGTTTCGTAAACACTTACTTCATGACTAGTTTTATCACGGTcaaattgattatttttttcttttttactgccacATTGGTACATTTCACGTGATTCATTTAATTTCACTCATGTGACTACCAATGCATTTTCTAGATACTCATTAACAACCAGTGTATGAAAACACCATTATCTTTTTAGGTTGCCATAGTGTGAACAATGCAATTTCAAAGCCTTCAAGAGGACAAGAAAGGAAGAAGTGTTACAGCTGGGTACAAAGATTCTGTCTGCTCATCGAAACTTCAGTGCAATCTTATTTTGGCACTAAAGCAGAATCAATGAACACAAGTTAACAATGCTGCTTTCTCAGGGGCGCCAAACTCTTTCAAATGTGCCTTCCaagaaagctgtggctgctcatCACTTCTGAAAAACAACCCCTAGGCTACTGATGGGTGGTAAGATTAACAGGAAAAACATCCTATAGCTATATAATGAAACAATACAAGCTGGTGTGCTGTCCTTAACTCACCCTGCGACACCTAGAAATCCCAAGTATTGCAAAACAACCCCTGATGCTGCATATGACAAATTTTAATTGCTACTGACATTAatccttcttcccttctcccattTAAGCCCCCTGCCTCACACAAAACTTGAGCCTCTTGCTAAGAACGATTCAAGTGGAGCCTCATCAATGCAGCCAACATGATGCCTTATATGGCCAGAAAAAGTTCTATGGAAAAACTCAAGgtgcttttttcctctgcagagacTCAACTCTGCCATCAGAGTACTGGCAGTCCCAGCACCAGGAGAGCAAACTAGAATTGAAATTAGATGCCCTGCAAAGCATCATCATCGGTCACAGGGACAATCAATACAAGAATTTTTCTAACAGTATCAATATGCTGCTTCCTATCCCATCCTCTGAAACACAAATGGCATAAACATAGCTATTTCAAAATAGATGCTATGGATTAATTTAGGCCATATCCATGTGAAACAGAACAGTACTCCTCTGCTAAAATGCAGCACTTCCAGTGGGctcaaaagaaatttaatgcTGAGGGATGATACTTAAATTACTCTTTTGTTATACATGCATTCAGGCTTAGCACAGACTGTCAACAAAATGCTCTTTTTCTAAACCACCCTCTAAGTGAACACAAGCCACTGGACTTATGAAAATTTGGGATACATGCATTAACATGTATGTGGGTTTCCACATCTGCTTGCATACAGCTTTGTGCACATAGCTGTCAGTCCTGGTATGTGGCACACTTCCTGAGAGCCCACAAAAAGACAACAGGCATGATCTTGGAAAGGACGTAAGAAACTCTTTAGgtggggagaaaaacaaaaatgctcttttttcagCTCTGGAGACTTTACCAAACATATAATAACACCAGCATAGATCTCCAGTATTTAGTTCCCTTCTTGGCCACTGTCCTTGAGCAATTGTAGAAGTTCTTGGTCTCTGTGCATTAGCTTGATCTATAGAGAAGTACTGCAACTTTATTGCCAAGGGGATAGTCTATTGTTAAAGatcttaaaaatagaaatgaactAAGAAGATACTTTCATACAAGCCTTCCCCTTCCAGCATCTGAAATAACAAATTTCACAATAcactcttttttaatttaacaaaaagaaagctCTTAAGGATGCAAAtgcagcaaaaccagaagagaaataaagcaaagatGCTGTCATTACATTCTCCAAAAAAAGTCCCAAAGCAATAAATCTTCTCTATTTTCAGATGAACAATTTAGCCTATGAAGCACTCACCCTTGTTAAAGGCCTATCAGGTGGGTTCAGGGTTAGAAGCTCTTTCTTAGCTTGGGCTGAACAACAAATCTGCCTAACCTGACAAAATCAGAAACCCATTCATTCATATACAGAATTTATAAATATGTAGTTCTCACCTCTATGGAATAAgcacaaaaaagcaaactttcttCTATGCTTAGAAAAGAACGATGGTACATCATAGACATTATGTAGATTTCTGacacaaaatttaatttaacagGAATTGTGAGAACATCTCTTAACAGTCTCTgtcagaataaaaagaaaataaccccCCCCCCAGGTATCACACTCATATATAAGATATCAATCTTATTTTTGAAACACAGTGCACTGCTGGtcaagaaagagacagagaggcaaaatgaaactttttctGAGTAACTCAGAACAATTAAAAATGTAGAGATTTCAGATTTGGAAAAGTGATACATAAAGGAATATTTAACACATTTTGAAGTTAGcaatatctaaaatattttaactgagATAAACTTGAAAGATTATATAGGATTTACAATATTTACCTCAGTAATCTCTATCCTTCTTGTAAGTTCatcaagagaagaaaagctgtcATCTAGTGATAAAGCTTCCAGGGAGTTACAAGATGCTCGTTCGGGTGAAATATCTGGAACAGTGTCAAAGTCCTCTTGATTTGCTAAGTCTGCAGATTCTTCAGTGTCTATTATGTTACCATTCAAAAATCTCAGAAATAAGTCTTCTTGTTCATTATTGACCTtctcctcctgtcctgctgctctctgtatTTCCTTGCACACCCGTGAATGGTCAGTACTCTCATGCTCAGACACTTCATTACACCCAGAGCATTCACCTGAGGCAGTTCTGTCCCATGAAGACTGTTCATCATTGTCATCAGGCTGTATCTGTTGCTGCTTTAAGCCACTATTTCCAAGCTGGCCACTAGGAATTTCTGAAGACCCAGCAGCATGTTTTGATCTGAGCAGACTTCTATCAGCTGGCACATCTTTATCAGAAGGAACCAAATCAGTAGGCATATAATCATCATCTGTTAAAGCCAAAGCATCTACCATTGGCTCAAGAGGGAGTTTCACTCCaggctccccagccccttctATTTTCACTGCATCCTTGGAGAGCTGTCTTTCCCCCAGCTGCAGACTGTTATCTTTACCAGCATCCCCAGATGATAAACAGCCCGAGGAAGGCCTGCCCACTGTCCCTGTGGACTGGGTGTGTGGCTCCAATGTTGattcagcactgcagtgctgctcctccatGTGGTCCTTTCCTGCAGCTACCCGAAGACTTGCTGCCTCTGTCTGtctctcagttttgttttcagctggGCAAACAGCGCTCAGCTGTTTATCTTCTTTCTTTGGTGTAATGCCAGGACAAGTTTCAGTACCTAAGAGCAATAGGGAAAACAGTTCCAGAGTTTTTAAATGATTCAAAGCATCAGCCCAGGGGGGAAAGAGTATACTGTGATTTGATAACATTGTAACCTAATGCTTCAAAATGCTCTCCCATAAAGGGCAGGCATTTTATGCTACAGTCAGGATAACTTTTGTTAGTAGTCTCTGACTCCTgattcaggggaaaaaaaagtatttgcacACATTCTTGCAGGTGAAGCACATGATTCAGTGTCCTTCTGAAAAAAGCTACTCCCAATACAGCCAAGCGAGTATATTTCTGAACAGTCACTTGTCTTCTAATGGATATTTTACATGAATCATCTCATGGAGGCCTGGAGTTCAGGCAAATGCACTTAATTACAGAAAACTGTACCTTGATGCCAGTGTATCTGTCACCTAGGGAGatatctgtatttcttttaaagaagttGCAATCCTactaatttaataaattttatatttgcatATCATTAGCTCCTTTGGTTAACACTAAACTaaacagaaattacatttcCCATAAAGGGACAGCATAAAAAGATGCTGCTTTTTGGATCAGTAAGCTtacatattaaaaatgcaatcaGAGGCAACTTATTAGTATTCATATTTACAATACATATGAAAATCATTTTTCTTATCTGAAATTTCAGAGACACACAAGGAGCTAGCTCTACATAGCTTGTGAATTCACCTACTGTTGGCATGATCTGCTGATGAAGGAGTAAATGCTTAGCCCAAGTTATCGAAGAAATTATTAGATATtaaacataataaaattattagatATTAAACATTAGATATTAAAATCTCTGTTTTTAGgcttaaaaagagagaaaggggctgttaagaattaaaatatccAAGTAAGATAGCTATGACAGAAACTGCCTTTTATTCCatactttaataaaaaatatgttaagACTATGTTATAACAGGACTACTGTTGCAGTAATAGTAATAACCTCAATCAACAAATGAATAACTTTAGAAAGtgcttatttgcattttttggtCATAGTGAAGAGCAGAAAGGTCTTATGAACAGATTAATAAAGATATCAAACAATGCCCTTCTTAACTGAGTTCTCCATGCCaattttgttctttctcacCTGTTAAAACCTCTCTTAAAATGTGAGCTATTTTCTGAACTTCTTACACAAAATAGTCACATTCATTAAAACAAACTTTTGCATTAATTCATTGTTCactgaacaatttttttaaattccaaacTATCCCCCTTTTAATGGATAATGAAATGCAAGGTAgtacagaaaagacaaacttgaaaattgaaaaagagAATATCCAAGCAAAtcaaaatgtggaaaaaatatcagaacgtctttaacagaaagaaagagtACAAGAAACCTAACTTCTGTAAAACACTGAAAGAATAGGTGTGAGACagggactttttaaaaattagacaCAGATGAGTAGATAGCTCAAGGGATTTGTAATGGGATACCAAGCCCTTCACATACAGGTCATGAGTTCAAACACAGCCTGGATTATTGGTACAAGATTTTGTTACCATCTGTCAATTTTTCCTAGTGGATACATCCACATTACAACCGGCCTCTTTGTTGGCAGACTGCAACAAAGATTAAATGGAATCGGAAATTAAATCAGATTCTTTACTGTGAAAGGTGTCCCTTGAGCTCAGGGCACTGTTCCTAAGAAAGTAATAAATTATCCTAGCACTGTTATGTAACCACAGATGTACAAGAACTGGGATGCAATAATCATTCACATCAGATTTTCAGCAGTGTTCAATATTTACAACTACTTCATGCAACCCATGCCCACTACAGACTGAAGGCTAGTAAAGGCAAACACTTGAAGATTAATTAGAAAAGATGCCTTTGCCTACACTAGGTTAACTGAAGACATACCCACCGGGGCAGTACTTTTTGCCTGACTGACAGAGGTACAACAAAGTGTCTACAGAAAATTTTTTAGCAACAAAAGCACCtatggtaattaaaaaaattgattcTTTCCCCCCTAACAGAGTTGCATTAGAACTGACACTTGGTTCACTCATCACAGGAACCTGTAGGCACCACTTGGTCCTGTTAATCCAACACAGCCTAGCAGACAGAGTACTGATCTACAGTAATCTACCAATGGAGAATTCACACTTCTCTATCTTTGTCCATCTTcccaattaaaaacaaatcccaTAGAACCTAAAAGAAAACAGGATATAATGACTTTCTCCCCATCCTGGAAATGAGTCTAAACTATATGTACACACTGCAAACTTATGCTAAGGGTCTTGttaaattcagtatttcattAGGAAGGTTTTCATGAAACACATTAATTTATCTTTAGTTAACACTAAGGGTATTAAGTTTCTGCTTTCAGtcagaaactgaagaaattaatgGGAAAATTAATGTATCAAATCTCATCTTTTAATATACACACACAGTATTAAAGGCCAAATTCTCTCTGTTGGTAGATTCAGAGTGAAAATctgccagaaaataaaatgtaatagaACAGACCATACACAACCCTTGCTCAGAAGGGCAGAAATCTAATTAGGTACTGTCCCAGGAATCTCGACTGGATGACTTCTTGTAAAGCTGTTTGTTGGTTGCTGTAGCCCCAGGAGAGAGGAATTGTGAATTCTTAGGATCAACTGCCTACAGAGGCTCAAACTATGTTCCCATATACCATAGCAGATCAATGGAGCAATTTTTGCTTCAGATTATCAGGCAAGTTTGATTTTACTTCAAAGATGCTACTATAGTACAGTGCAACAACCTCTACAATGTAATATAGATATTGGTACAATGCATTTTATGTATTCTTATTGATAACTGCTACATAAATTCTTATTAAATATGAATCCATATGAAAGCCAGTTCTCAAAACACATGAGAGTTTCCTTTTCCTGTCTAACTGTAAGTCAGACTTCTACTACAAGCAGTTAAATGAGTTAAGTAGTTCTTCCTGTGGTTTGGCAGATACATGTATAAGAAAAGTAAAACTTTACATGtttacttttaatttcatttttctttttcttttttttttttttggtagagaaaaaaaaccacctaaaAAGCAGAAGTCAAGCATTTTAAGTTTTCAGTGAGAAGGCCCATGCACTTAGGCTACTGCTGAAAAGGATACATATTAGGAACTGTATGTTTATTGTAATACGGGATTCTGCTGGGGTTCAGGCTAAATCAAGAACCAGTCCCAAGTGGTCATATTGCTTCTAGTCCTGAGCTGGATCAGGCACAGCTTGTTATCTGAACAATATTTCAGACTATGAATCACCTTTGTGCCAAATTTctgtactggtttgtactgaTGCTTTCCCTACCCAAATCCTTCTGACAGCAACCAAACTCATTCATCCCTACGCTCCTGATGCACTGACAAGGGTAGCAGCAGCTAATGACCACATGCTGCCTCAACAGCTGCTCACACTCGCCAGGGAGAGAATTCATTGCTTCCTCAAGAATGCACTAATCTCGTGAAAAGCATCTTTTTGCAAATCTCAACCATTTAAACTTGAGATAGGGTGGAAACATTCCTATCGTTGTGTTGAAAGTACTTAGAACTGCTGAAAATTTctcagcagaactgctttttattgGATGACATAGCTTTATCAATTTACCAACATTTCACAGGAACCCAAAGATTTCGATAATATTTTGACAAGATTTACATTTAGAAAAAGGCATGAAAAGATCCATTTACACTATTAATTGCTTCCACATTATGTCTAGAGTATTTCAACATTGACGCAAAATGCTCCTGAGTTCATAATGTTCAAATGTTCAGAAATTCTGCTCTCCAGAAAGCTTTCGTTTCCACTTGGAATAAAATCAGAGCAAAACCTGTAattgtctattttttttccatgggaattTCTAACcatccaaaaataaaaagcacctGTGTTCTTTTGATCTGCTTTCTGAGCTGCAGAACATGTTTGTTTCATATTTCTAATGCTTTAGGTTTAGTTAGGTTACAAGAATAGAAGCGGAGAAAAGGCAGTAGAGGGGTCATGGTAAAAGAGCATGTAGATAAGGAAGATCCACACACGTAGGGAACTGTGACTCTGTatcttcattaatttctgattCTCCTGAACATCCTGGCTGATACATACTTGTAGGATAGTTTATGTTGAAAGGGACCTCCTAGGATCACTTAGGCCAGTTCTCATCTTCTGAAGAATTCTGTTTTTGAGGGAAGATACTTAGCTTAAGCCAATTTTGGCAACTGGAGTATGGCAAAATACCAGAAACTTTTTgctgagagagaggagagataAAACACAGCCTGGTTGTCTACCAATATCCTTTCCCACTCTGTTTCCATTTTAACAATTCACTAATTTGTAGATGTTTCATAAGAACCTAAAGATTCTAACAAATTACTCAAACAAAAAGGCCCCTGccccaaggaagaaaaaggaaaatgaggctTAAAATGACATAAAAGTATGTACTGAAAACAATTAACTGAGTTTTTCTCTTCAAGACTCCCCAAAGGCTTCATCACTTTGTGTTGCTTCAGAAAAATGCATCTCAAAATCAGTACACTGCatgtaaattaaaatagttACTGATATTGTTAACTATACTCCATTGCCACACCTCAGAATGTCTGTCATCAGGTTGATTAACTAACATATATTTGTATTCATACAAATTATTATCTCTAGTTTCATATAATTTTGAAGCTTACATAAGCTAATATAAATGCATGCAcatttaagacttttttttgaTAGAGGCTAGAATTACTTTGCAATTATGAATATCGATAACTAattaaaattgcattatttATCCATTGtgctgaggaaaaataaatcacccATTTGTGTATCTGTAAATATCCAACAAATTCTGTAGCTTCAAATGAAATagcttgttttatttatagGAATATGTCATTACAGtgtaatatttaaaagaaatgtatgCACatgtacatacatacacacatacctGATTTAAAAGCAGTagcttctctttcctttaaaGTTCTGGATGCCATTAGCTGAGGTAAACAACTGCTTTCCCATGTATTTTCTGCAGCTACTAGCTGTAAAATATGATAGTATTACCTGTAATTTTTAGAATTAAACAGGAATGCTATAGCTTTTTGAGACattcaaactttaaaaaacttCTAAACTTGAAAGATTTtatctaatatttaaaatatatttattaccAATTCTTGACAAAGCAGAATTCAATTAACCAGCTGCTTACCTTATTTTTGGATGCCTGTGGCCTGCagcaataaaggaaaaaagaataaattaaacaaCCTAGTGGCAACATTCTTCATAATAAATGCAAGTGAAATCTTAGAAACTTTTGCTCTGCTCTAAAATTAGCACAGAACTTTTCTTCCATTGAAAGTGTCAGCCTGCTAGCATACCTTCAAGCACAGATCTGTGCTTGCATGAATATTATCAGAAGACCAATTAGCCCTAATATTGTTCCACCTAAATGAGAAAGCTGTCAGAAGGAAATTCACTGCAACATATCAAGAAATGTACATTCCTGTAAAAAGTTATGCCCAGAAGAAACTCTACCaacttaaaaaaatcataaaagaaCTTGATATCTACTACTATTTAAAATAGGGATCACTGTAAAAGAGATTGAGGAATGAAAAGTCCTCCCCAAAAAAACTATCTCCCCTCTCCACAGACTGGGACATTTTCTGGGTTCTGTaaggtgcagcagctcccactgacTCCATTCAGATTCACAGGTGAATCAATGCTGCTCACAGTCAGGGTAGACTTTGCCAGCTGGATACAGATTCATGCACAATGTGATTTATCACACACAATCTGCCTTGGAATCTTTCATACAGCAATGAAGATAAAATGTGGagcattttatttaaagctactgaaaaaaaaattagagagagaagggaagagtACTGATGTTCATACTGTCTAACAAAAACTTAAAAACGTTACATTGCCTTTTAAATTTTaccatttaaaattcaaataaaggACACTCAAAACTATCTTTAAAGAGCAAACATGTCCAGTATGTAGCTACAAAACTTGAGTATCAGAAAAATTTACATtactttcaattaaaaaagcaaaatgctcaCATTTTCCAAGACCTGCATGCTATTCATTAAAGtgtaatttcaattaaaaagtaaaatgagtTTAAAGCTTAGGAAAAACCCTCTATATGaaacaataaaagcaaataGGCTTTTGCCTTGAGAGTTTGAAAGAGTAACAGTATTACATATAGAGCACTGATCATGGAAAATGAACACAAGCCTTAATTTTTATCAAATTGCAGGGTTTCTCAGAGCAGGGAATGacatttcaaaactgaaatgaaggaGAAAGCAGAGTTATTCTCGACAAGGTGACAACCCAGGTGACAACAGGGAGGTGCTGCTTGTTGCAGCACATAAATCACAGCAGACCTGAGTCTCAGCCTTTCTGTGGGCTCACCAGGTCGTGTGCAGGGAAATGTGGGCTGGGGCAGCCGCAGGCGCTCACTGCAacctctcagcagcagcaaacctgcagctccagtgccacaCCTGCCCCCTGTCCTGTGGGAATGCAGGAAAACCTCTCCAGGGGCTCCCTCCCAAAGGCATTCAGAATACACATGAAAAATCCCTACATGGATTCTGGGAATCAGCGGGGGTGTTTTCAAACTTTGGTACCATcacccagaagaaaaaaattgacagCCAAATCTTTATGAGCAACAGGAGCATTTTGGCTTTTGTTATATCCATATTGACTAAGCCAATGCAAATGTACTAGAGAAAGTTCTCTCTCCCCATCTAATTGAGAGCATCTTGCCTGTCACAGGCAGGCCTTTTCACAGCCTTTGAATGTAGTTTCCTTACTGCTGTTGGTTGATCATTTTTCAGTGGCAGCTTGTAtgattttttccatctgtgcaTTAAAATCAATGTCGGGACAGTAGGACATTCATACATGAAGGAACAGATCTCCTCCTACCTGCTGGGTACAATCCCATACGTGTTACTACCCAGAAAAGCACCCTAGGCACTGCCCACAAGTTTGTTGTACTGTGATACAACTGATTCTGGAGGCTGATGGATCAGGCAAAGCAGCTACCAACTGAGATTTCACTGTTCAGAACACTGTCATGCAAGGAAAGTACAGAATTACTGCTTCATGTAAATGCAGCTGATATGAAATTAATAGAAGGTAACAAGAACTACTTTAAGCATTAAGGAATTGTCCTAAAATGTggaaatttgggagaaaaagcCTATAGGGTACGTATGGGTGCTGAAGTGTGAGATGCTGGACACTTGCATTTTGAAACAATGAGTAAACCAATAGGTATTAAACATGAATACGATCATTAGTTCTACAGTATCTCTCTTCCTAAATTAACACTATTCAGTATTTCCTTTGGTTGAAATAATAAAACTCAAAACTCCAGTTCTGGAAAACCGATGATTTGCTAAAACGAGTTCAGACTTAGTCTTCATGAATTCTTCAAACAACATTAAAACAATATGAAAACTGatggtaaaaatattttagttacaTATCAGAAGGAACTACCACTTTATAACCAAATTCAAGTCAGTGATGCAACTTTTATTTTGAcactgattattttaaaatacccaTAATGGCAAGGAGACAACAGCTGCAGTAACATATTAGTTTGAGGAGTAATAATACCTTCTTATACTTACTGTTGATGAGAGGAGCAAACTCTAGTAAGCTTTTCCAATTCTTGGCCACTCAGTTCTTTATCTGAATTCCTCAGTGTTGTAACTGGACTGGGAActgctgttttccattttctttctacattaaatcaaaatattttttactcaAGATACTATAAAAGTAGCTTAACATAAAACAAATAGATGAAACTAATTAATGGAGAAATATTGACAACTTTTCTGTGTATGTTCTACAGTCTTGTTTCAGACTATGTAGAACAGCATCCTATTCTCTCAGAAGACACTTTACTTTCATCACATCACACCCACCAATCCTAACCCAAAAATGAGCTTGAAAAAATTGAGGATCAAAATCTTGATTAACAGAATAATGAATTACAAACTATTTCCACATTTATAACTAAATGTGTgcaaacaaatccaaagcagGAATACTCTTCTTGTAACAAGCTCAGAGAAATTCTGATATAAATGCCGCTCTTGCTATGTAACTTTTTTATCCTGGAAATGTatta
Coding sequences:
- the CNST gene encoding consortin → MDDRDFPPNDLQIDSKDSLPANYRVESLASHLIPSADENENQLDSDGNEVLISSSIAMGRQDKGEQDNINNNENMDSGDWIPSCKESETERSSVNVHMDPQLEEKPITEKQPGGKRSPRSKRSSNKKAKGISTVGTTTIQDENALNTDTDFVQAESAVEVKENFHPKDQNQTLQSLFSLLREEVEQMDSKILPLCLHQIAETYFQEEEYEKAIKFIQLERLYHEQLLANLSSIQEQWERKWKTAVPSPVTTLRNSDKELSGQELEKLTRVCSSHQQPQASKNKLVAAENTWESSCLPQLMASRTLKEREATAFKSGTETCPGITPKKEDKQLSAVCPAENKTERQTEAASLRVAAGKDHMEEQHCSAESTLEPHTQSTGTVGRPSSGCLSSGDAGKDNSLQLGERQLSKDAVKIEGAGEPGVKLPLEPMVDALALTDDDYMPTDLVPSDKDVPADRSLLRSKHAAGSSEIPSGQLGNSGLKQQQIQPDDNDEQSSWDRTASGECSGCNEVSEHESTDHSRVCKEIQRAAGQEEKVNNEQEDLFLRFLNGNIIDTEESADLANQEDFDTVPDISPERASCNSLEALSLDDSFSSLDELTRRIEITEITPVEGLVSILKKRDDRDGKTIAQVQQRQTKRRVRFQEMEDTLDQDEVSGGSCILLILLCIATVFLSIGGTALYCTFGDMESPVCTDFAANMDFYYTQILQRVEELKHWIAFS